One window from the genome of Paraneptunicella aestuarii encodes:
- a CDS encoding penicillin acylase family protein codes for MLNNSFPILSRFMAWIIAPVLVGLIWGYQHFNQSLPQISGEVKLNGLSAQVEIVRDSNAVPHIYAKQDPDAFFALGYVHAQDRLWQMMYQRRFGQGRLSEVLGFDALNIDKLMRTLGLHHLSSQTIAHLDKQTQVSLQAYADGINAWLSEGHVLPPEFSILDLTPEKWQPSDSVLLLKLMALDLGQNFGDELTFDSLVKELGLQKAAQLTPNYPEEGVTVTEANDLTSPQLNRELLSLSDTIQRPSGVSNAAIGSNAWVVSGRHTVSGLPLLSADPHLANQIPALWYLAEIQGDKLHAIGATYPGVPFVIYGHNGLISWASTNLTADVQDLYVERVHPVHEDMYEVDGQWQAMTVREEWIKVKSDLPEMLDDPVPPLKWLARSTRHGPLISDAMGKVENPLAMRWTALIASDTSMDSLRDINYARDWHEFTEAIQDYVAPALNYLYADIHGNIAYTAAGHIPVRQQGDGRLPVPGWRSDYEWLGMIPFNELPNGINPAQGFFVSANNKIHSDDYPYLISSSWSPPYRAERITELLQAQITAGIKFQVEDFSQMQGDVVSLQAKKLVNFLASLTPETQVQSQVLARLSDWQGNLTADSESAAIFQSWLRNFNALLVKDDLRGDLLHVARGDELQGLVNRIQPVFIEHLLNAPDSDESRMWCDQAHTPEMETCQQLALLALDDAIAELNKHAGTDGTWGDVHHSVYPHPVFTHVQLLDYLFDREVPGSGDAFTINVADWQYSEDKGYQQRIGPNYRQVVDMSNVQASGFITSTGQSGNILSPHYDDYILAHKHNQLFPMYFGKAHLPQGASVLRLVPATSSKESNRALGEAE; via the coding sequence ATGTTGAATAATTCATTTCCAATATTAAGTCGTTTTATGGCATGGATTATTGCCCCTGTTTTAGTCGGGTTAATTTGGGGCTATCAACATTTTAATCAAAGTTTGCCGCAAATATCGGGTGAGGTGAAATTAAATGGGTTGTCGGCACAAGTTGAAATTGTGCGTGATAGCAATGCTGTGCCTCACATTTATGCGAAGCAGGATCCGGACGCCTTTTTCGCTTTGGGCTATGTGCATGCACAGGATCGCTTATGGCAAATGATGTATCAGCGTCGTTTTGGGCAAGGGCGGCTAAGTGAAGTCTTAGGGTTTGATGCGCTGAATATTGATAAGTTGATGCGCACACTGGGGTTGCATCATTTGTCCAGCCAAACCATTGCTCATCTGGATAAGCAAACACAAGTTAGCCTGCAAGCCTACGCTGACGGCATCAATGCCTGGTTAAGTGAAGGCCATGTATTGCCGCCGGAGTTTAGCATTCTGGATCTCACGCCTGAGAAATGGCAGCCATCAGACTCTGTACTGTTGTTAAAGTTAATGGCATTGGATTTGGGTCAGAACTTCGGCGACGAATTAACCTTTGATTCTTTGGTCAAGGAACTTGGGCTGCAAAAAGCGGCGCAACTAACGCCAAATTATCCAGAAGAAGGAGTCACTGTCACGGAAGCGAATGACCTCACTTCTCCTCAATTGAATCGTGAATTACTGTCTTTAAGCGACACCATCCAACGGCCTTCCGGTGTTAGCAATGCTGCGATTGGGAGCAATGCCTGGGTTGTTTCTGGCCGTCATACCGTGTCGGGTTTACCGCTGTTATCAGCCGACCCGCATTTGGCGAATCAAATCCCGGCTTTGTGGTATCTGGCTGAGATTCAGGGTGACAAGCTGCACGCCATTGGTGCTACCTACCCGGGAGTACCTTTTGTTATTTATGGTCACAATGGCTTGATTAGCTGGGCAAGCACCAATTTAACTGCCGATGTTCAAGACCTCTATGTCGAACGCGTTCATCCCGTGCATGAGGATATGTATGAGGTTGATGGTCAGTGGCAGGCTATGACGGTTCGCGAGGAATGGATCAAGGTGAAGTCTGATTTGCCGGAAATGCTGGATGATCCGGTTCCTCCGCTAAAATGGCTGGCTCGCAGCACTCGCCATGGGCCGTTAATCAGTGATGCCATGGGAAAAGTGGAAAACCCATTGGCCATGCGTTGGACTGCATTAATCGCTAGCGATACCTCAATGGATAGCTTGCGTGATATCAATTATGCCCGGGATTGGCATGAGTTTACTGAAGCGATCCAGGATTACGTCGCCCCTGCCTTAAATTACCTGTATGCCGATATTCACGGCAATATCGCTTACACAGCGGCTGGTCATATTCCGGTCAGGCAACAAGGTGACGGACGTTTACCTGTTCCCGGCTGGCGTTCAGATTATGAATGGCTTGGCATGATCCCCTTTAATGAGTTGCCCAATGGCATTAATCCTGCTCAGGGATTCTTTGTCAGTGCCAACAATAAGATTCATAGCGACGATTACCCTTACCTGATATCCAGCAGTTGGTCGCCACCTTATCGCGCAGAAAGAATTACAGAACTTCTTCAAGCTCAAATTACCGCAGGTATTAAGTTTCAGGTTGAGGATTTCTCACAGATGCAAGGGGATGTGGTGAGTTTGCAGGCGAAAAAGCTGGTCAACTTTTTGGCGAGCTTAACACCTGAAACTCAAGTGCAGAGCCAGGTATTGGCGCGTTTGTCGGATTGGCAGGGGAATTTAACCGCAGACAGTGAAAGCGCTGCTATTTTTCAGTCCTGGCTACGTAATTTTAATGCGCTCTTGGTGAAGGACGATCTGCGCGGCGACTTATTACATGTCGCTCGCGGTGATGAATTACAAGGTCTGGTCAATCGCATCCAGCCCGTATTTATTGAACATCTTCTTAATGCGCCTGATTCTGATGAGTCTCGCATGTGGTGCGACCAAGCCCATACGCCAGAAATGGAAACCTGTCAGCAATTAGCACTACTGGCCTTGGATGATGCCATTGCCGAACTGAATAAACATGCTGGCACAGACGGAACCTGGGGCGATGTGCATCACAGCGTTTATCCGCACCCGGTATTTACTCATGTACAACTGCTTGATTATCTCTTTGATCGTGAAGTCCCCGGTTCTGGTGATGCTTTCACCATTAATGTTGCCGACTGGCAGTATTCTGAAGATAAAGGCTATCAACAGCGAATTGGCCCGAACTATCGTCAGGTTGTTGATATGAGCAACGTGCAAGCGAGCGGCTTTATTACCAGTACAGGGCAAAGTGGCAATATCCTCAGCCCGCATTACGACGACTACATTCTGGCTCATAAACATAATCAGTTATTTCCCATGTACTTTGGGAAAGCGCACTTGCCTCAAGGTGCTTCGGTGTTGCGCCTTGTGCCCGCAACATCCTCTAAAGAATCAAATCGAGCATTGGGAGAGGCAGAATAA
- a CDS encoding cyclic peptide export ABC transporter — MTTLRSVFGALLKKTRSFTAHFSNKSSFSNESSFANQSKDQSPPPGQEDVLNAIKLSKLFGQAAPNRVFLAIVLGSLAGFAYSIMIPLVLMSLRPPPSRLLQVEGYEPFMLFGTFEVSTPKLALAFFLLCMFILLCQASSQTLLSRVAIEMTKRLRMDMYRRISRLPIQDLERIGPSRLMAGITADIPGVISGAAVFPELVVNIATLLGLLGFLIYLNLPVFVFIILTILAGAMTYQLPIYIGSKYIERARHRFDLIHESIRGLIYGAKELKINQQRQQSYLNQDLFKLEQDQAQDDKRGQTFIVFGTTYGNLISFFAIGCVTYVMANYYALSQEHLTGVVMVMLYITGPIAALINAVGPIARASVSARKLQGLKQDMPVEAGWGKDGVIDCERLALKGLTFAYQNKNLDESFHVGPIDLTLNRGEITFLVGGNGSGKTTLAKMLSLHYLPESGSLLFDDIEVTPENREACRQSVSAIYTDFYLFTRLFGIDNPQIQALANRYIQDLHLSGKVEVRDGQFSGTALSDGQKKRLALLVTYLENRSIYVFDEWAADQDPVFREIFYRQILPSLKAMNKLVIVISHDDRYFDVADKVVRMENGKVHSVQLNHPDQNQSDLTRSSDSSKDITMEENS; from the coding sequence ATGACAACATTAAGAAGCGTTTTTGGGGCATTACTGAAGAAAACTCGATCCTTTACGGCTCATTTTTCCAATAAATCATCTTTTTCCAATGAATCATCGTTTGCCAACCAGAGCAAGGATCAGAGCCCGCCACCGGGACAAGAGGATGTTTTAAATGCTATCAAATTATCAAAACTGTTTGGGCAAGCTGCGCCAAATCGCGTGTTTCTCGCTATTGTGCTCGGTAGTTTGGCGGGGTTTGCCTATTCCATCATGATCCCCTTGGTGTTGATGTCACTTCGTCCGCCGCCAAGTCGTTTGTTGCAAGTGGAGGGCTACGAACCTTTTATGCTGTTTGGGACGTTTGAGGTTTCCACGCCTAAATTAGCCTTGGCCTTTTTCCTGTTATGCATGTTTATTTTGCTATGTCAGGCCTCGTCGCAAACCTTGTTGTCCCGGGTTGCGATTGAAATGACCAAACGCTTGCGCATGGATATGTACCGACGTATTTCTCGCTTACCCATTCAGGATTTGGAACGTATTGGCCCCTCACGATTAATGGCAGGGATCACCGCCGATATTCCCGGTGTTATCAGTGGCGCGGCTGTATTTCCCGAGCTGGTGGTGAACATCGCTACTTTGCTTGGCTTGTTGGGATTTCTGATTTACCTCAACTTGCCGGTGTTTGTGTTCATCATTCTCACCATTTTGGCGGGGGCGATGACCTATCAACTGCCGATTTATATTGGCAGCAAATACATAGAACGAGCGCGGCATCGTTTCGATCTGATCCACGAGTCTATTCGCGGCCTGATATACGGCGCTAAAGAGCTGAAGATCAACCAACAGCGCCAGCAATCCTATTTAAATCAGGATTTATTCAAGCTGGAGCAGGATCAAGCACAAGACGACAAGCGAGGGCAGACCTTTATTGTCTTCGGTACAACCTATGGCAACCTGATTAGCTTCTTCGCCATTGGCTGTGTGACTTATGTGATGGCGAATTACTACGCGCTGTCTCAGGAGCATTTGACCGGGGTCGTGATGGTCATGCTGTACATTACCGGGCCAATTGCAGCGTTGATTAATGCGGTTGGGCCCATTGCACGCGCCTCGGTTTCTGCCCGAAAATTGCAGGGCTTAAAACAGGACATGCCGGTTGAAGCCGGGTGGGGCAAAGACGGCGTGATCGATTGTGAACGCTTGGCTCTCAAAGGGCTAACCTTCGCCTATCAAAACAAAAATCTGGATGAGTCCTTTCATGTTGGGCCAATCGATCTCACGTTGAATCGGGGCGAAATTACCTTTTTAGTTGGCGGCAATGGCTCGGGTAAGACTACGCTGGCGAAAATGCTGTCGCTGCATTACCTGCCAGAAAGCGGCAGCCTGCTGTTTGATGACATCGAAGTAACGCCCGAGAACCGGGAAGCCTGCCGTCAGAGCGTGTCTGCTATCTACACCGACTTCTATCTGTTTACCCGTTTGTTTGGCATCGACAACCCTCAAATTCAGGCGCTGGCGAATCGTTATATTCAGGATTTGCACTTGTCTGGCAAGGTGGAAGTGCGCGACGGTCAGTTTTCAGGAACCGCGCTTTCAGATGGGCAAAAAAAGCGTTTGGCCTTGCTGGTGACCTATCTGGAAAATCGCTCTATTTACGTGTTTGACGAATGGGCAGCGGATCAGGATCCGGTATTTAGAGAAATCTTCTATCGACAAATACTGCCCAGTTTAAAAGCCATGAACAAGCTGGTGATTGTCATAAGCCATGATGATCGCTATTTCGATGTGGCGGACAAAGTGGTGCGTATGGAAAACGGCAAAGTGCATAGTGTTCAGCTTAATCATCCTGATCAGAATCAGTCAGATCTGACTCGCTCCAGCGATTCCAGTAAAGATATTACTATGGAGGAGAACTCATGA